The Faecalibacterium prausnitzii genome includes a window with the following:
- a CDS encoding CobW family GTP-binding protein, with product MTKIDIFSGFLGAGKTTLIKKLIKESFAGQKVVLIENEFGEIGIDGGFLKESGIQINELNAGCICCSLVGDFRAALQQVVEQYHPDRIVIEPSGVGKLSDVTRAVEGVAEHLDVQLNSFVTVADVNKVKMYMKNFGEFYDDQISHASCIILSRTQTASEEKIAAAVAMLREKNPTATIVTTAWDALTGEQILNAMSTKDDFKAELIAMAAKANEEHAHEDEEEEHEHHHHHYDENGVCSCGHHHHDDDDDEDEDEHEHHHDHDDEDHDHDHCCHHHHDDDDHDHDHCCHHHHDHDDEEEHEHHHDEDGHCCCGHHHHHHHDGHDADEVFTSWGVETAKKIAKADIEHALTELDTGKYGMILRSKGIVDGGADGWLEFDYVPGEWEVRSRGADVGGKLVVIGSKLDEKAIAGLFGC from the coding sequence ATGACCAAGATCGATATTTTCTCCGGCTTCCTTGGTGCCGGTAAGACCACCCTCATCAAAAAGCTCATCAAGGAGTCCTTTGCGGGCCAGAAGGTCGTTCTGATCGAGAACGAGTTCGGCGAGATCGGCATCGACGGCGGCTTTTTGAAGGAGTCCGGCATCCAGATCAACGAGCTGAACGCCGGCTGCATCTGCTGCTCGCTGGTGGGCGATTTCCGCGCCGCCTTGCAGCAGGTGGTGGAGCAGTATCACCCCGACCGCATCGTCATCGAGCCGTCGGGCGTGGGCAAGCTGTCCGATGTGACCCGCGCCGTCGAGGGCGTGGCCGAGCACCTGGACGTGCAGCTGAACAGCTTTGTCACCGTGGCTGACGTGAACAAGGTCAAGATGTATATGAAGAACTTCGGCGAGTTCTACGATGACCAGATCAGCCATGCAAGCTGCATCATCCTGAGCCGCACCCAGACTGCCAGCGAAGAGAAGATCGCTGCAGCGGTGGCTATGCTGCGCGAGAAGAACCCCACCGCCACCATCGTCACCACCGCGTGGGATGCCCTGACCGGTGAGCAGATTTTGAACGCTATGTCCACGAAGGACGACTTCAAGGCAGAGCTGATCGCCATGGCAGCCAAGGCCAATGAGGAGCATGCCCACGAGGACGAGGAAGAAGAGCACGAGCATCACCATCATCATTACGATGAGAATGGCGTGTGCAGCTGCGGCCATCACCATCACGATGACGATGATGACGAGGACGAGGACGAACACGAGCATCATCACGACCACGATGACGAGGATCACGACCATGACCACTGCTGCCATCATCACCACGATGACGATGACCACGATCACGATCATTGCTGCCACCATCATCACGACCATGATGATGAGGAGGAGCACGAACATCATCACGATGAGGACGGCCACTGCTGCTGCGGTCATCACCACCACCATCATCACGATGGCCACGATGCCGATGAGGTCTTCACCAGCTGGGGCGTCGAGACCGCCAAGAAGATCGCAAAGGCTGACATCGAGCATGCGCTGACCGAGCTGGATACCGGCAAGTACGGCATGATCCTGCGCTCCAAGGGCATCGTGGACGGCGGCGCAGACGGCTGGCTGGAGTTTGACTATGTGCCCGGCGAGTGGGAAGTCCGTTCCCGCGGCGCAGACGTCGGCGGCAAGCTGGTCGTCATCGGCTCCAAGCTGGACGAGAAGGCCATTGCCGGCCTGTTCGGCTGCTGA
- a CDS encoding Crp/Fnr family transcriptional regulator, producing MSDVQNTPVNRNCLACAFPFWDQLTPEEQAQLCRFTRPVRYRKGERVHSPVENCVGILLLRSGQLRAYLLSEDGRDITLYRLFPGEVCILSASCVMDSVNFDLYIDAEEDTEAYCIGAGVFRQLMQQNVHVRCYAYQMTAERFSDTMWTMQQILFMSADRRLAIFLTDELAKTGGTDVRMTHDQIARYMGSAREVVSRLLKYFAGEGLVRLYRGGVTVLDKERLKQIANGT from the coding sequence ATGTCCGATGTGCAAAATACTCCGGTCAACCGGAACTGTCTGGCCTGCGCTTTCCCATTCTGGGACCAGCTCACGCCGGAGGAACAGGCGCAGCTCTGCCGCTTCACCCGACCGGTACGCTACCGGAAAGGGGAGCGGGTCCACAGTCCGGTCGAGAACTGCGTGGGCATCCTGCTGCTGCGGTCGGGTCAGCTGCGGGCCTATCTGCTCTCGGAAGATGGGCGGGACATCACGCTCTACCGGCTGTTTCCCGGCGAAGTCTGCATCCTGTCGGCATCCTGCGTGATGGATTCCGTCAACTTTGACCTGTACATTGATGCCGAGGAGGACACCGAGGCCTACTGCATCGGCGCAGGCGTGTTCCGCCAGCTGATGCAGCAGAACGTCCATGTCCGCTGCTACGCCTACCAGATGACCGCCGAGCGCTTCTCCGACACCATGTGGACCATGCAGCAGATCCTGTTCATGAGCGCCGACCGGCGGCTGGCCATCTTCCTCACCGATGAGCTGGCCAAGACCGGCGGCACGGATGTCCGCATGACCCACGACCAGATCGCCCGCTACATGGGCTCCGCCCGCGAGGTCGTCAGCCGCCTGCTGAAATACTTTGCCGGGGAGGGCCTTGTCCGCCTTTACCGCGGCGGCGTCACCGTACTGGACAAAGAACGGCTGAAGCAGATCGCCAACGGCACATAA
- a CDS encoding patatin-like phospholipase family protein gives MAQNDTPRKALVLAGGGARGSYQVGVWRALTELGWNPQIITGTSVGSLNGAMFALDLYETARDMWTSIRSQDVMELPEETRNLTELHQFLRDVVRAGGMDVTPLEEIVERVLDEDALRASPIRFGLVTVEKRGLKPRELPLEEIPKGKVKDYLLASAACFPALRAKQIDGVQFLDGGYRDNMPTGLAQKMGAEELVCVDLEGVGITLPNRTGLPTTMVRSYWELGDILHFDPDTARRNIELGYYDTLRAFGRLRGCAYAVAKNEQTAQDAAAFRQRFDAVQKAVKAKYPVTLTADLALKLANMQDAELAPLEAAAEDVGVDPTRYYTVETLAKAFLETCDRTRIEGFEPLFEGSGNAAQAAWAALLPNTFLQALVCRTLTAPAPTEVTEE, from the coding sequence ATGGCGCAGAACGATACCCCCAGAAAGGCGCTGGTGCTTGCCGGCGGCGGGGCCCGCGGCAGCTATCAGGTGGGCGTCTGGCGTGCCCTGACCGAACTCGGCTGGAACCCGCAGATCATCACCGGCACCAGTGTGGGCAGCCTGAACGGCGCGATGTTCGCGCTGGACCTGTACGAGACCGCACGGGATATGTGGACCAGCATCCGCAGCCAGGACGTGATGGAGCTGCCGGAGGAGACCCGGAACCTGACGGAGCTGCACCAGTTCCTGCGGGACGTGGTGCGCGCGGGCGGCATGGATGTCACCCCGCTGGAAGAGATCGTGGAGCGGGTGCTGGACGAGGACGCGCTGCGCGCCTCGCCCATCCGGTTCGGGCTCGTCACGGTGGAAAAGCGGGGCCTGAAGCCCCGTGAGCTGCCGCTGGAAGAGATCCCGAAAGGCAAGGTGAAAGATTACCTGCTGGCTTCGGCTGCCTGCTTCCCGGCGCTGCGGGCCAAACAAATCGACGGGGTGCAGTTTCTGGACGGCGGCTACCGCGACAACATGCCCACAGGGCTGGCCCAGAAAATGGGGGCCGAGGAGCTGGTCTGTGTCGATCTGGAAGGGGTGGGCATCACCCTGCCCAACCGCACCGGCCTGCCCACCACCATGGTGCGCAGCTATTGGGAGCTTGGCGATATCCTCCACTTTGACCCGGACACCGCCAGACGGAACATCGAGCTGGGCTATTACGACACCCTGCGGGCCTTCGGGCGGCTGCGCGGCTGTGCCTATGCGGTGGCGAAGAACGAGCAGACCGCACAGGATGCGGCCGCATTCCGGCAGCGGTTCGACGCCGTGCAGAAGGCGGTGAAGGCAAAGTACCCGGTGACACTGACGGCAGACCTGGCGCTCAAGCTGGCCAACATGCAGGACGCAGAGCTGGCCCCGCTGGAAGCGGCCGCCGAGGACGTGGGCGTGGACCCCACCCGGTATTACACTGTGGAGACGCTGGCAAAGGCGTTTCTGGAGACCTGTGACCGCACCCGCATCGAGGGGTTTGAACCGCTGTTCGAGGGCAGCGGAAACGCGGCGCAGGCCGCATGGGCAGCGCTGCTGCCCAATACATTCCTGCAGGCGCTGGTCTGCCGCACGCTGACTGCGCCTGCCCCGACGGAGGTGACGGAGGAATGA
- a CDS encoding NCS2 family permease produces MLEKIFHLKENHTDVKTELMAGVTTFMTMAYILAVNPSILSASGMDANAVLIATSLASFIGTALMALLANYPFALAPGMGLNAYFSYTVVLTMGYSWQLALMAVFVEGIIFIVLSLTNVREAIFNAIPMTLKSAVSVGIGLFVAFVGLQNAKLIVNSDSTLVTYQHFKGETFHSIGVGAILTLVGVLITAVLLVKKVKGGILYGILITWVLGILCELTGIYIPNPDAGMYSVIPTSFISFDFSALGKTFGQVFKTDFSGVGILNFFAVMFSFLFVDLFDTLGTLIGVASKADMLDEEGKLPNIKGALMADSIATCAGAVLGTSTTTTFVESASGVTEGGRTGLTSMTTGVLFLLAVVFSPLFLTIPSFATAPALIIVGFYMMGSALKIEFDDPAEGIPAFLTILAMPTAYSISEGIAIGVISWTLLNVITGKAKEKKISPLMYVLTILFILKYILL; encoded by the coding sequence ATGTTAGAAAAGATCTTTCACCTGAAAGAAAACCACACCGATGTCAAGACCGAACTCATGGCGGGTGTCACCACCTTTATGACGATGGCCTACATCCTTGCGGTCAATCCCAGCATCCTGTCCGCTTCGGGCATGGATGCCAATGCGGTCCTGATCGCAACTTCGCTGGCATCTTTCATCGGCACTGCCCTGATGGCTCTGCTGGCCAACTATCCGTTCGCTCTGGCTCCCGGCATGGGCCTGAACGCCTACTTCTCCTACACGGTCGTCCTGACCATGGGTTACAGCTGGCAGCTGGCCCTGATGGCCGTTTTTGTGGAGGGCATCATCTTCATCGTGCTGAGCCTGACCAATGTGCGTGAGGCCATCTTCAATGCCATCCCCATGACCCTGAAGAGCGCTGTCAGCGTGGGCATCGGCCTGTTCGTTGCTTTCGTCGGCCTTCAGAACGCAAAGCTGATCGTGAACAGCGATTCCACCCTTGTCACCTATCAGCACTTTAAGGGTGAGACCTTCCACAGCATCGGCGTGGGTGCGATCCTCACTCTGGTGGGCGTGCTTATCACCGCCGTCCTGCTGGTCAAAAAAGTCAAGGGCGGCATCCTGTACGGCATCCTCATCACCTGGGTGCTGGGCATCCTCTGCGAGCTGACCGGCATCTACATCCCCAACCCCGATGCCGGCATGTACAGTGTCATCCCCACCAGCTTCATCAGCTTCGATTTCTCTGCTCTGGGCAAGACCTTTGGTCAGGTGTTCAAGACCGATTTCTCCGGCGTGGGCATCCTGAACTTCTTCGCCGTTATGTTCTCCTTCCTCTTCGTTGACCTGTTTGATACCCTGGGCACCCTGATCGGTGTTGCTTCCAAGGCCGACATGCTGGATGAGGAGGGCAAGCTGCCCAATATCAAGGGCGCGCTGATGGCCGACTCCATCGCCACCTGCGCCGGTGCCGTGCTGGGCACCTCCACCACCACCACCTTCGTCGAGAGCGCTTCCGGCGTGACCGAGGGCGGCCGCACCGGCCTGACCTCCATGACCACCGGTGTGCTGTTCCTGCTGGCTGTGGTGTTCAGCCCCCTGTTCCTGACCATCCCCAGCTTTGCGACCGCTCCGGCCCTGATCATCGTTGGCTTCTACATGATGGGTTCTGCCCTGAAGATCGAGTTCGACGATCCTGCTGAGGGCATTCCTGCGTTCCTGACCATCCTGGCAATGCCCACTGCATACAGCATCTCTGAGGGCATCGCCATTGGTGTCATCTCCTGGACCCTGCTGAATGTCATCACCGGCAAGGCCAAGGAGAAGAAGATCAGCCCCCTGATGTATGTGCTGACCATTCTGTTCATCCTGAAATACATCCTGCTGTAA
- a CDS encoding MerR family transcriptional regulator, whose translation MERKSGIRKFSEKEIEALRVIECLKKAGMEIKDIRQFMDWCVEGPSTSPRNRPFPQNAGKLQKMLQFSHEKGRFPIDRLVIIGV comes from the coding sequence ATGGAGCGCAAGTCCGGCATACGGAAGTTCAGCGAGAAAGAGATTGAAGCGCTCCGGGTCATTGAATGTCTGAAAAAGGCTGGCATGGAGATCAAGGACATCCGGCAATTCATGGATTGGTGTGTGGAAGGGCCGTCCACCTCCCCGCGCAACCGCCCTTTTCCGCAAAACGCGGGCAAACTTCAAAAAATGTTACAATTTTCTCATGAAAAAGGGCGGTTTCCCATTGACAGGCTTGTTATAATAGGAGTGTAA
- a CDS encoding NAD(P)/FAD-dependent oxidoreductase encodes MPNIVIIGSGPAGVSAALYTARAGVETTVLTKGPGALDRAAHIQNYYGFAAPISGAELERRGIEGARALGVQFVTTEAVGLTYTDKLTVETLAGEFPADAVILATGASRAAPKIPGLAGLEGHGVSCCATCDAFFYRGKDVAVLGSGEYALHEVQALLPLVKSVTLLTNGAPLTAQFPPEVTVCPETVDAILGEQTVTGVQLNGGRQVPLSGVFVALGVAGSTALARKLGAEVEGNRIVVDEKMQTTLPGLYAAGDCTGGLLQVAKAVYEGALAGTEAAKAVRKG; translated from the coding sequence ATGCCCAACATCGTCATCATCGGTTCCGGCCCGGCCGGCGTGTCGGCCGCTCTGTACACGGCCCGCGCAGGGGTCGAAACGACCGTTCTCACCAAAGGGCCCGGCGCACTGGACCGCGCCGCACACATCCAGAACTACTACGGCTTTGCTGCGCCCATCTCCGGTGCCGAACTGGAACGCCGGGGCATCGAAGGGGCCAGAGCGCTGGGGGTGCAGTTCGTTACCACCGAGGCCGTGGGCCTGACTTACACCGACAAACTCACCGTCGAGACGCTGGCGGGCGAGTTCCCCGCCGATGCCGTCATCCTGGCCACCGGCGCTTCCCGCGCCGCGCCGAAGATCCCCGGTCTGGCAGGGCTGGAAGGCCATGGCGTGAGCTGCTGCGCCACCTGCGACGCCTTTTTCTACCGGGGAAAGGATGTGGCGGTGCTGGGCAGCGGCGAATATGCCCTGCATGAGGTACAGGCCCTTCTGCCGTTGGTAAAGAGCGTCACCCTCCTGACCAACGGGGCCCCGCTGACGGCACAGTTCCCGCCGGAGGTGACAGTCTGCCCCGAAACAGTGGACGCCATCCTCGGCGAACAGACCGTCACCGGTGTGCAGCTGAACGGCGGCCGACAGGTGCCCCTGTCCGGCGTGTTCGTGGCGCTGGGCGTGGCGGGCAGCACGGCGCTGGCCCGCAAGCTGGGGGCCGAAGTCGAAGGGAACCGCATCGTCGTGGATGAGAAGATGCAGACCACCCTGCCCGGCCTCTACGCCGCCGGGGACTGCACCGGCGGGCTGCTGCAGGTCGCCAAGGCTGTTTATGAGGGAGCACTTGCAGGCACCGAAGCTGCCAAAGCGGTGCGGAAAGGATAA
- a CDS encoding peptidylprolyl isomerase produces the protein MVRITMEDGGVIDIELNEEAAPLTCENFKKLVGQGFYNGLTFHRVIPGFMIQGGCPLGNGTGGPGWSIKGEFAANGVNNPIKHTRGVISMARSMSPNSAGSQFFIMHQDAPHLDGQYAAFGKVVAGMDVVDKIAAVATDWNDKPKTPVRMKTVELIEG, from the coding sequence ATGGTTCGCATTACTATGGAAGACGGCGGCGTCATCGACATTGAGCTGAATGAGGAAGCCGCCCCTCTCACCTGTGAGAATTTCAAGAAGCTGGTCGGTCAGGGCTTTTACAACGGCCTGACCTTCCACCGCGTCATCCCCGGCTTTATGATCCAGGGCGGTTGCCCGCTGGGCAACGGCACCGGCGGCCCCGGCTGGAGCATCAAGGGTGAGTTTGCTGCCAATGGCGTCAACAACCCGATCAAGCACACCCGCGGCGTCATCAGCATGGCCCGCAGCATGAGCCCGAACAGCGCCGGCAGCCAGTTCTTCATCATGCACCAGGATGCCCCCCATCTGGACGGCCAGTATGCCGCATTCGGCAAGGTCGTGGCCGGTATGGACGTGGTGGACAAGATCGCTGCAGTCGCCACCGACTGGAACGACAAGCCCAAGACCCCGGTCCGGATGAAGACCGTCGAGCTCATCGAGGGCTGA
- a CDS encoding GTP-binding protein, whose amino-acid sequence MANEIPVYLFVGFLESGKTKFIQETFEDPNFDSGDKTLLLVCEEGEEEYDQKKFAFPGVTLYNLEDKAELNPQNLAKLAKEADAGRVVIEYNGMWLLQDLANNLPENWIVYQCIATADGTTALTYARDNSMRALLLDKIARSELIVFNRAEAVNNDAARQELHKLVRQASRKCDIAYEFADGSVAYDDIPDPLPFDLNKPVVEIGDDDFGIWYMDCQDEPQKYAGKTVKFLAQVCQTNRAGKNSFVPGRFAMTCCVQDIQFVGFPCSYDGYKALEQRAWVTVTAKVNYKFHNIYRGKGPVLTAISVEPAEKPLNDVVTFS is encoded by the coding sequence ATGGCAAATGAGATCCCGGTCTACCTGTTTGTGGGCTTCCTCGAAAGCGGAAAGACCAAATTCATCCAGGAGACCTTTGAAGACCCCAACTTCGACTCCGGCGACAAGACCCTGCTGCTGGTCTGCGAAGAGGGCGAAGAGGAATACGATCAGAAGAAATTCGCCTTCCCCGGCGTGACCCTCTACAATCTGGAGGACAAGGCAGAACTGAACCCCCAGAACCTGGCCAAATTGGCCAAGGAGGCAGATGCAGGCCGCGTGGTCATCGAGTACAACGGCATGTGGCTGCTGCAGGACCTGGCCAACAATCTGCCCGAAAACTGGATCGTCTACCAGTGCATCGCCACGGCCGACGGCACCACGGCCCTCACCTATGCCCGCGACAACTCCATGCGCGCTCTGCTGCTGGACAAGATCGCCCGCAGTGAGCTGATCGTCTTCAACCGCGCCGAGGCCGTCAACAACGATGCCGCCCGTCAGGAGCTGCACAAGCTGGTGCGTCAGGCATCCCGCAAGTGCGACATCGCCTATGAGTTCGCCGACGGCAGCGTGGCCTACGATGATATCCCCGACCCCCTCCCATTCGACCTGAACAAGCCGGTGGTGGAGATCGGCGACGACGATTTCGGCATCTGGTATATGGACTGCCAGGACGAGCCCCAGAAGTACGCGGGCAAGACCGTGAAATTTCTGGCGCAGGTCTGCCAGACCAACCGCGCAGGAAAGAACAGCTTCGTGCCCGGCCGCTTTGCCATGACCTGCTGTGTGCAGGACATCCAGTTCGTCGGCTTCCCCTGCTCCTACGATGGCTACAAGGCGCTGGAGCAGCGCGCCTGGGTCACTGTGACCGCAAAGGTCAATTACAAGTTCCACAACATCTACCGCGGCAAAGGCCCGGTGCTGACCGCCATCTCGGTCGAACCCGCCGAAAAGCCGCTGAACGATGTCGTCACATTCTCTTAA
- a CDS encoding asparaginase: protein MSKQRLLFITTGGTIASVRTAQGLRPVLTSEELLAHLPELNELCCPETLALCSIDSTDLGPEHWLLMARAVQENYALYDGFIICHGTDTLAYSAAALSYLIQNADKPIILTGAQQPISNEITDAKKNLRDSVICALDPGSRGVMVVFGGHVIAGTRAKKNKTISYDAFASVNFPALALVQGDRLVRYIPSPWPTGPVEFGRALNPKVFLLKLTPGLGPELIPAIFQQYDCVIVESFGVGGIPQRLMDAFAENLGDYDKTRKILILTTQVTYEGSDVGIYEVGKRVRNRFRFLEAHDMTIEAVVTKVMWLLAQNCESFDQLQQRFYRQVNFDTFYH from the coding sequence ATGTCCAAGCAGCGTTTGCTTTTTATCACCACCGGCGGCACCATCGCCAGTGTGCGCACCGCACAGGGGCTGCGGCCCGTTCTGACCAGCGAGGAACTGCTGGCCCATCTGCCGGAACTGAACGAGCTGTGCTGCCCGGAGACGCTGGCGCTGTGCAGCATCGACAGCACAGACCTCGGCCCCGAACACTGGCTGCTGATGGCGCGGGCCGTGCAGGAGAATTATGCGCTCTACGATGGCTTCATCATCTGCCACGGCACCGATACGCTGGCCTATTCGGCGGCGGCGCTGTCCTACCTCATCCAGAATGCGGACAAGCCGATCATCCTCACCGGTGCGCAGCAGCCCATCTCCAACGAGATCACCGATGCGAAGAAAAACCTGCGCGACAGCGTCATCTGCGCGCTGGACCCCGGCAGCCGGGGCGTGATGGTGGTGTTCGGCGGGCATGTCATCGCGGGCACCCGCGCCAAGAAGAACAAGACCATCAGCTACGATGCCTTTGCGTCGGTCAACTTCCCGGCGTTGGCGCTGGTGCAGGGCGACCGGCTGGTGCGGTATATCCCCTCGCCTTGGCCCACCGGCCCGGTGGAGTTTGGCCGGGCGCTGAACCCCAAGGTCTTTCTGCTCAAGCTGACGCCCGGCCTTGGCCCGGAGCTCATCCCGGCCATTTTTCAACAATACGACTGCGTCATTGTGGAAAGCTTCGGCGTAGGCGGCATCCCGCAGCGGCTCATGGACGCTTTTGCAGAGAATCTGGGCGATTACGACAAGACCCGCAAGATCCTGATCTTAACCACACAGGTCACCTACGAGGGCAGCGATGTGGGCATTTACGAGGTCGGCAAGCGGGTCCGGAACCGGTTCCGCTTCCTGGAAGCCCACGACATGACCATCGAAGCCGTCGTCACAAAGGTGATGTGGCTGCTGGCCCAGAACTGCGAGAGCTTCGACCAGCTCCAGCAGCGGTTCTATCGGCAGGTCAATTTTGATACGTTTTATCATTGA
- a CDS encoding HAD family hydrolase, translating to MNCNQWIFDMDGTLTDSMTAVWENAPLALLRRYGRTPRADLRSTLLSMGMADGAQYLIREYALPLRPEDYFGVMRSVIAELYETVELKPGVRELLARLKAEGARMCICSNTWSDQCKAVLTRLGVDDCFEFYIEAQGPLHKSRPDVFFAALQRLGGTDPHRCAVCEDSLYAARTAHNAGFYVIGIADAASAADESALRRVSDQFLTRWAELKF from the coding sequence ATGAACTGCAACCAATGGATCTTTGATATGGACGGCACCCTGACCGACAGCATGACTGCGGTGTGGGAGAACGCCCCGCTGGCGCTGCTGCGCCGCTACGGCCGCACCCCAAGGGCCGACCTGCGCTCCACGCTCCTGAGCATGGGCATGGCGGACGGGGCGCAGTACCTCATCCGGGAGTACGCGCTGCCCCTGCGGCCGGAAGACTACTTCGGCGTGATGCGCTCGGTCATCGCCGAGCTGTACGAGACCGTGGAGCTAAAACCCGGTGTGCGGGAGCTGCTGGCCCGCCTCAAGGCCGAGGGTGCCCGGATGTGCATCTGCTCCAACACCTGGAGCGACCAGTGCAAAGCAGTGCTCACCCGCCTGGGTGTGGACGACTGCTTCGAGTTCTACATCGAAGCCCAGGGCCCCCTGCACAAGAGCCGCCCGGACGTCTTTTTCGCGGCCTTACAGCGCCTCGGCGGCACCGACCCGCACCGCTGCGCCGTCTGCGAGGATTCCCTCTACGCGGCCCGCACCGCCCACAACGCAGGTTTTTACGTCATCGGCATCGCCGACGCCGCCAGCGCCGCCGATGAATCCGCCCTCCGCCGCGTCAGCGACCAGTT
- a CDS encoding phosphoenolpyruvate--protein phosphotransferase, with product MKVYQGYAASSGLVLGQVSRVERRTESFGTGPFNPDREQRLLDRAVKTAQAELDSMAERSGPTEQAIFLFQSMMLEDEGFMNEVRFQIKAGVGAAEAVDRAGRRYADQLAQMEDNAYMQLRSVDILDAARRVVNILTNRPRVWLALDHPVILAAEVLMPSDLFSVPAGMILGIITAEGNKQSHAAIIARAMHIPGIVQVGSDFLNDCDGRTAILDADNGECILDPDAVTRQQAMSRICEKQWENEEMNRVCALPCRTKDGQPFELLANCFGQEDIETARQSGASGVGLLRSGYMMLPGRPVDEQEQYVFYHSCLAAAKGGVVTVRTFDFGADRTMADAHQGPESSKLGLRGIRSSLRRPHQFETQICALFRAAADGPLRVMFPMVTNLEDWDEAMKLVEHCRQHLRERGERFNEKMPFGVMLSVPSACLTAEEFVAHGCEFFVIETNDLIQYTHAVDRDLSIAERYYRPASHAMKKLIAMVVEAADAGQIPVTICGLAVGNPANTVQYLKLGLRSFSVSPQSLISVKRALLEADSRD from the coding sequence ATGAAAGTCTATCAGGGATATGCCGCCTCGTCCGGCCTGGTGCTGGGGCAGGTGAGCCGTGTGGAGCGCAGGACCGAGAGCTTCGGCACAGGGCCGTTCAACCCGGACCGGGAACAGCGGCTGCTGGACCGGGCCGTCAAGACGGCACAGGCCGAGCTGGACTCGATGGCTGAGCGCAGCGGCCCCACCGAACAGGCCATCTTCCTGTTCCAGAGCATGATGCTGGAGGACGAGGGCTTCATGAACGAAGTCCGGTTCCAGATCAAGGCAGGCGTCGGCGCAGCCGAAGCCGTAGACCGGGCCGGCCGCCGCTATGCCGACCAGCTGGCCCAGATGGAAGACAACGCCTATATGCAGCTGCGCAGCGTGGACATCCTCGATGCCGCCCGCCGCGTAGTGAACATCCTGACCAACCGCCCCCGCGTCTGGCTGGCGCTGGACCACCCCGTCATCCTGGCGGCAGAGGTGCTCATGCCGAGCGACCTGTTCAGTGTGCCCGCCGGAATGATCCTGGGCATCATCACGGCAGAAGGCAACAAGCAGAGCCATGCGGCCATTATTGCGCGGGCCATGCACATCCCCGGCATCGTGCAGGTGGGCAGCGATTTTCTGAACGACTGCGACGGCCGCACGGCCATCCTGGACGCCGACAACGGCGAGTGCATCCTCGACCCGGATGCCGTCACCCGCCAGCAGGCGATGTCCCGCATCTGCGAGAAGCAGTGGGAGAACGAGGAGATGAACCGCGTCTGCGCGCTGCCGTGCCGGACGAAGGACGGCCAGCCCTTTGAGCTGCTGGCCAACTGCTTCGGGCAGGAGGACATCGAAACGGCGCGGCAGTCCGGCGCGTCCGGCGTGGGTCTGCTGCGCAGCGGTTACATGATGCTGCCGGGCCGCCCGGTGGACGAGCAGGAGCAGTATGTGTTCTATCACTCCTGCCTGGCGGCGGCAAAGGGCGGGGTGGTCACGGTGCGCACCTTTGATTTTGGTGCAGACCGCACCATGGCCGACGCCCATCAGGGGCCGGAGTCCTCCAAGCTGGGCCTGCGGGGCATCCGCAGCAGCCTGCGCCGCCCCCATCAGTTCGAGACCCAGATCTGTGCGCTGTTCCGTGCGGCGGCAGACGGCCCGCTGCGGGTGATGTTCCCGATGGTGACCAATCTGGAAGACTGGGACGAAGCCATGAAGCTGGTGGAGCACTGCCGCCAGCACCTGCGGGAGCGGGGGGAGCGCTTCAACGAGAAGATGCCTTTCGGCGTCATGCTCAGCGTGCCGTCGGCCTGCCTGACAGCGGAAGAATTTGTGGCCCACGGGTGTGAGTTCTTCGTCATTGAGACAAACGATCTCATCCAGTATACCCATGCCGTGGACCGCGACCTCTCCATCGCCGAGCGCTACTACCGCCCGGCCAGCCACGCGATGAAAAAGCTCATCGCCATGGTCGTGGAGGCGGCGGACGCAGGCCAGATCCCCGTGACCATCTGCGGCCTGGCCGTCGGCAACCCGGCCAACACCGTGCAGTACCTGAAACTCGGCCTGCGCAGCTTCTCCGTGAGCCCGCAGAGCCTCATCAGCGTGAAGCGCGCGCTGCTGGAGGCGGACAGCCGGGATTGA